In the genome of Chrysemys picta bellii isolate R12L10 chromosome 19, ASM1138683v2, whole genome shotgun sequence, one region contains:
- the CENPV gene encoding centromere protein V, with amino-acid sequence MGKTKAGSARKSRGRSPAAASPAAAAHSLRGKESSRVGKKPAAPRERPGEPPPPPPAFCLFDLGAQRERWVKFQERQSLTCEEAARLLLDTFEYRGLVKHTGGCHCGAVRFEVWASTDLHIFDCNCSICIKKQNRHFIVPASHFKLLKGADNITTYTFNTHRAQHTFCKTCGVQSFYTPRSNPDGYGIAPHCLDEGTVRSTIMEEINGKEWEKAMKEHKTIRSMSKP; translated from the exons ATGGGGAAAACTAAGGCAGGCTCTGCACGGAAATCTCGGgggagaagcccagctgcagcgtCTCCGGCTGCTGCCGCCCACTCCCTCCGGGGGAAAGAGAGCAGTCGGGTAGGCAAGAAGCCTGCGGCTCCCCGGGAGAGGCCAGgggagccgccgccgcctcccccggcGTTCTGCCTGTTCGATCTGGGGGCGCAGAGGGAGCGCTgggtcaagtttcaggagaggcAAAGCCTGACTTGTGAGGAGGCAGCCAGACTCCTGCTGGACACCTT TGAGTACAGAGGCCTGGTGAAGCACACAGGAGGCTGTCACTGCGGAGCTGTCCGCTTCGAGGTTTGGGCATCAACAGATCTGCACATTTTTGACTGCAA TTGCAGTATTTGCATAAAGAAACAGAACAGACACTTCATTGTCCCAGCTTCCCACTTCAAGCTGCTGAAG GGTGCTGATAACATAACAACGTACACCTTCAACACGCACCGCGCCCAGCACACATTCTGTAAGACCTGCGGCGTGCAGAGCTTTTACACTCCTCGTTCTAACCCAGATGGTTACG GAATAGCCCCCCACTGCCTGGATGAGGGCACTGTGCGCAGCACCATCATGGAGGAGATCAATGGcaaagagtgggagaaggccaTGAAGGAACATAAGACCATCAGGAGCATGTCGAAACCATGA